A window of Zingiber officinale cultivar Zhangliang chromosome 5A, Zo_v1.1, whole genome shotgun sequence contains these coding sequences:
- the LOC121982063 gene encoding alpha-1,3-arabinosyltransferase XAT3-like isoform X2 — protein MAGRIPCLKVIHLLLLSFLMVPFLLLLTLQRTRMDPLSLLNLQVSTRASLEFKVLEESTRIIDEGDGEMAGKAIALRSETAAAAAGGGGGGNEESALHSLIQEQSNNNTEVNTEDLAANKELEQHRHVADIVTDDTVSKTTIACDFSQRRTDTCVLHGDVRILPSSSSVVLVRTPHDTLPENAAYSLRPYARKWETPVMELIRPISIGAVSAAQECGVHHAVPVVVFSTGGFAGKNFFHDFSDVLIPLFITSFHYRGRVQFLITNFNRRWVGKYAVILSRMSDYEVINLDGDERVHCSGKAHVGLMSHSELVIDPARTPGNYSMADFRELLRSSLSLKRRSIGEGKNYYSKPRLLLMLRKGSRELTNKREVVALTRKLGFKVIVAGPEQTKNLSRFAGVVNSCAVMMGVHGAGLTNMIFLPEKATLVQIIPWGGLRYACNHDYGDPTAAMGIRYLEYEVGREESSLVKQYPKDHPVFTDPESVHRQGWNAIWAVFLNRQSIKLDVKRFKGVLQEAMRSFLSR, from the exons ATGGCCGGTCGGATTCCATGTCTGAAAGTCATCCACCTTCTGCTGCTGAGCTTCTTGATGGTTCCTTTCCTCCTCTTGCTGACTCTGCAAAGAACACGGATGGATCCTCTCTCCCTCT TAAATTTGCAGGTATCCACGAGAGCAAGTTTAGAGTTCAAAGTGCTTGAAGAGAGCACCAGGATCATCGATGAAGGCG ATGGCGAAATGGCGGGAAAAGCAATTGCTTTGAGATCAGAAACAgcggcagcagcagcaggaggaggaggaggaggaa ACGAGGAAAGCGCACTGCATTCTCTGATTCAGGAACAGAGCAACAACAATACTGAAGTAAACACGGAAGATCTTGCGGCAAACAAAGAACTAGAGCAGCATCGTCATGTAGCTG ATATTGTTACAGATGATACGGTTTCGAAGACGACGATCGCCTGCGACTTCTCTCAACGCCGGACGGACACGTGCGTGCTGCACGGCGACGTCAGAAtcctcccctcctcctcctccgtcgTCCTCGTCAGGACGCCGCACGACACCCTGCCGGAGAACGCCGCGTACTCCCTCCGCCCCTACGCTCGCAAGTGGGAAACGCCGGTCATGGAACTGATCCGGCCAATCTCCATCGGCGCCGTCTCCGCCGCCCAGGAATGCGGCGTCCACCACGCCGTCCCCGTCGTGGTCTTCTCCACCGGAGGATTCGCTGGCAAGAACTTCTTCCATGATTTCTCCGACGTCCTCATCCCCCTCTTTATCACCTCCTTCCACTACCGCGGCCGCGTCCAGTTCCTGATCACCAATTTCAACAGGCGTTGGGTCGGCAAGTACGCCGTGATCTTGAGCCGCATGTCCGACTACGAGGTCATCAACCTCGACGGCGACGAGAGGGTGCACTGCTCCGGGAAGGCCCACGTCGGGCTGATGAGCCACAGCGAGCTGGTCATCGACCCGGCGAGGACGCCGGGCAACTACTCCATGGCGGACTTCAGGGAGCTCCTGCGGTCGAGCTTGTCGCTGAAGAGGAGATCGATCGGAGAGGGGAAGAATTATTATTCGAAGCCGAGGTTGCTGCTCATGCTCAGAAAAGGGTCGCGAGAGTTGACCAACAAAAGGGAGGTCGTCGCGTTGACTCGGAAATTGGGGTTCAAGGTGATCGTTGCAGGGCCGGAGCAGACTAAGAACCTGTCGCGCTTCGCCGGCGTGGTGAACTCCTGCGCCGTGATGATGGGGGTCCACGGGGCGGGGTTGACCAACATGATATTTCTCCCGGAGAAGGCCACGCTGGTACAGATCATCCCGTGGGGCGGGCTGCGGTATGCCTGCAACCACGACTACGGCGATCCGACGGCGGCGATGGGGATCAGGTACTTGGAGTACGAGGTGGGGAGGGAGGAGAGCTCGCTGGTGAAGCAGTATCCGAAGGATCACCCGGTGTTCACGGATCCGGAATCGGTGCACCGGCAGGGATGGAACGCGATTTGGGCGGTGTTCCTCAACAGACAGAGCATAAAGTTGGACGTGAAGAGGTTCAAGGGGGTCTTGCAGGAAGCCATGCGATCTTTTCTTTCTCGATGA
- the LOC121982063 gene encoding alpha-1,3-arabinosyltransferase XAT3-like isoform X1 — protein MAGRIPCLKVIHLLLLSFLMVPFLLLLTLQRTRMDPLSLLNLQVSTRASLEFKVLEESTRIIDEGDGEMAGKAIALRSETAAAAAGGGGGGNEESALHSLIQEQSNNNTEVNTEDLAANKELEQHRHVAGQIVIILIVLVFLFENLLQIRLCFLDIVTDDTVSKTTIACDFSQRRTDTCVLHGDVRILPSSSSVVLVRTPHDTLPENAAYSLRPYARKWETPVMELIRPISIGAVSAAQECGVHHAVPVVVFSTGGFAGKNFFHDFSDVLIPLFITSFHYRGRVQFLITNFNRRWVGKYAVILSRMSDYEVINLDGDERVHCSGKAHVGLMSHSELVIDPARTPGNYSMADFRELLRSSLSLKRRSIGEGKNYYSKPRLLLMLRKGSRELTNKREVVALTRKLGFKVIVAGPEQTKNLSRFAGVVNSCAVMMGVHGAGLTNMIFLPEKATLVQIIPWGGLRYACNHDYGDPTAAMGIRYLEYEVGREESSLVKQYPKDHPVFTDPESVHRQGWNAIWAVFLNRQSIKLDVKRFKGVLQEAMRSFLSR, from the exons ATGGCCGGTCGGATTCCATGTCTGAAAGTCATCCACCTTCTGCTGCTGAGCTTCTTGATGGTTCCTTTCCTCCTCTTGCTGACTCTGCAAAGAACACGGATGGATCCTCTCTCCCTCT TAAATTTGCAGGTATCCACGAGAGCAAGTTTAGAGTTCAAAGTGCTTGAAGAGAGCACCAGGATCATCGATGAAGGCG ATGGCGAAATGGCGGGAAAAGCAATTGCTTTGAGATCAGAAACAgcggcagcagcagcaggaggaggaggaggaggaa ACGAGGAAAGCGCACTGCATTCTCTGATTCAGGAACAGAGCAACAACAATACTGAAGTAAACACGGAAGATCTTGCGGCAAACAAAGAACTAGAGCAGCATCGTCATGTAGCTGGTCAGATTGTGATCATCCTGATCGTGCTCGTTTTTTTGTTCGAGAATCTGTTGCAGATCAGATTGTGTTTTTTAGATATTGTTACAGATGATACGGTTTCGAAGACGACGATCGCCTGCGACTTCTCTCAACGCCGGACGGACACGTGCGTGCTGCACGGCGACGTCAGAAtcctcccctcctcctcctccgtcgTCCTCGTCAGGACGCCGCACGACACCCTGCCGGAGAACGCCGCGTACTCCCTCCGCCCCTACGCTCGCAAGTGGGAAACGCCGGTCATGGAACTGATCCGGCCAATCTCCATCGGCGCCGTCTCCGCCGCCCAGGAATGCGGCGTCCACCACGCCGTCCCCGTCGTGGTCTTCTCCACCGGAGGATTCGCTGGCAAGAACTTCTTCCATGATTTCTCCGACGTCCTCATCCCCCTCTTTATCACCTCCTTCCACTACCGCGGCCGCGTCCAGTTCCTGATCACCAATTTCAACAGGCGTTGGGTCGGCAAGTACGCCGTGATCTTGAGCCGCATGTCCGACTACGAGGTCATCAACCTCGACGGCGACGAGAGGGTGCACTGCTCCGGGAAGGCCCACGTCGGGCTGATGAGCCACAGCGAGCTGGTCATCGACCCGGCGAGGACGCCGGGCAACTACTCCATGGCGGACTTCAGGGAGCTCCTGCGGTCGAGCTTGTCGCTGAAGAGGAGATCGATCGGAGAGGGGAAGAATTATTATTCGAAGCCGAGGTTGCTGCTCATGCTCAGAAAAGGGTCGCGAGAGTTGACCAACAAAAGGGAGGTCGTCGCGTTGACTCGGAAATTGGGGTTCAAGGTGATCGTTGCAGGGCCGGAGCAGACTAAGAACCTGTCGCGCTTCGCCGGCGTGGTGAACTCCTGCGCCGTGATGATGGGGGTCCACGGGGCGGGGTTGACCAACATGATATTTCTCCCGGAGAAGGCCACGCTGGTACAGATCATCCCGTGGGGCGGGCTGCGGTATGCCTGCAACCACGACTACGGCGATCCGACGGCGGCGATGGGGATCAGGTACTTGGAGTACGAGGTGGGGAGGGAGGAGAGCTCGCTGGTGAAGCAGTATCCGAAGGATCACCCGGTGTTCACGGATCCGGAATCGGTGCACCGGCAGGGATGGAACGCGATTTGGGCGGTGTTCCTCAACAGACAGAGCATAAAGTTGGACGTGAAGAGGTTCAAGGGGGTCTTGCAGGAAGCCATGCGATCTTTTCTTTCTCGATGA
- the LOC121982064 gene encoding leucine-rich repeat extensin-like protein 3 — protein MNSSSMPPAPLLLFLALALALFIEPILSDYSPPECPYPCLPPPTSVAYYPPPPPPYAWSNYPPPPQDSGYPNLPPPPPQPYNFPPPYYSLPTPPPPNPILPWFPFYNRNSPSESAAARHDPISAVPLLAPLLLLSVLLST, from the coding sequence ATGAATTCCTCCTCTATGCCGCCGGCGCCGCTTTTATTATTCCTCGCTCTCGCACTAGCTCTATTCATCGAGCCGATTCTCTCCGACTACTCCCCGCCGGAATGCCCTTACCCCTGCCTACCGCCGCCGACGTCGGTCGCCTATTACCCGCCCCCGCCACCTCCCTATGCCTGGAGCAACTACCCTCCGCCGCCGCAGGATTCCGGCTACCCGAACTTGCCTCCGCCTCCCCCGCAGCCGTACAACTTCCCTCCGCCATACTATTCGCTGCCGACGCCTCCGCCGCCGAACCCGATCCTCCCGTGGTTCCCTTTTTACAACAGGAATTCGCCGTCGGAGTCCGCCGCGGCTCGCCACGACCCCATCTCCGCCGTTCCGTTACTCGCTCCGCTGCTGTTACTCTCAGTCCTTCTTAGTACGTAA
- the LOC121982063 gene encoding alpha-1,3-arabinosyltransferase XAT3-like isoform X4 encodes MAGKAIALRSETAAAAAGGGGGGNEESALHSLIQEQSNNNTEVNTEDLAANKELEQHRHVAGQIVIILIVLVFLFENLLQIRLCFLDIVTDDTVSKTTIACDFSQRRTDTCVLHGDVRILPSSSSVVLVRTPHDTLPENAAYSLRPYARKWETPVMELIRPISIGAVSAAQECGVHHAVPVVVFSTGGFAGKNFFHDFSDVLIPLFITSFHYRGRVQFLITNFNRRWVGKYAVILSRMSDYEVINLDGDERVHCSGKAHVGLMSHSELVIDPARTPGNYSMADFRELLRSSLSLKRRSIGEGKNYYSKPRLLLMLRKGSRELTNKREVVALTRKLGFKVIVAGPEQTKNLSRFAGVVNSCAVMMGVHGAGLTNMIFLPEKATLVQIIPWGGLRYACNHDYGDPTAAMGIRYLEYEVGREESSLVKQYPKDHPVFTDPESVHRQGWNAIWAVFLNRQSIKLDVKRFKGVLQEAMRSFLSR; translated from the exons ATGGCGGGAAAAGCAATTGCTTTGAGATCAGAAACAgcggcagcagcagcaggaggaggaggaggaggaa ACGAGGAAAGCGCACTGCATTCTCTGATTCAGGAACAGAGCAACAACAATACTGAAGTAAACACGGAAGATCTTGCGGCAAACAAAGAACTAGAGCAGCATCGTCATGTAGCTGGTCAGATTGTGATCATCCTGATCGTGCTCGTTTTTTTGTTCGAGAATCTGTTGCAGATCAGATTGTGTTTTTTAGATATTGTTACAGATGATACGGTTTCGAAGACGACGATCGCCTGCGACTTCTCTCAACGCCGGACGGACACGTGCGTGCTGCACGGCGACGTCAGAAtcctcccctcctcctcctccgtcgTCCTCGTCAGGACGCCGCACGACACCCTGCCGGAGAACGCCGCGTACTCCCTCCGCCCCTACGCTCGCAAGTGGGAAACGCCGGTCATGGAACTGATCCGGCCAATCTCCATCGGCGCCGTCTCCGCCGCCCAGGAATGCGGCGTCCACCACGCCGTCCCCGTCGTGGTCTTCTCCACCGGAGGATTCGCTGGCAAGAACTTCTTCCATGATTTCTCCGACGTCCTCATCCCCCTCTTTATCACCTCCTTCCACTACCGCGGCCGCGTCCAGTTCCTGATCACCAATTTCAACAGGCGTTGGGTCGGCAAGTACGCCGTGATCTTGAGCCGCATGTCCGACTACGAGGTCATCAACCTCGACGGCGACGAGAGGGTGCACTGCTCCGGGAAGGCCCACGTCGGGCTGATGAGCCACAGCGAGCTGGTCATCGACCCGGCGAGGACGCCGGGCAACTACTCCATGGCGGACTTCAGGGAGCTCCTGCGGTCGAGCTTGTCGCTGAAGAGGAGATCGATCGGAGAGGGGAAGAATTATTATTCGAAGCCGAGGTTGCTGCTCATGCTCAGAAAAGGGTCGCGAGAGTTGACCAACAAAAGGGAGGTCGTCGCGTTGACTCGGAAATTGGGGTTCAAGGTGATCGTTGCAGGGCCGGAGCAGACTAAGAACCTGTCGCGCTTCGCCGGCGTGGTGAACTCCTGCGCCGTGATGATGGGGGTCCACGGGGCGGGGTTGACCAACATGATATTTCTCCCGGAGAAGGCCACGCTGGTACAGATCATCCCGTGGGGCGGGCTGCGGTATGCCTGCAACCACGACTACGGCGATCCGACGGCGGCGATGGGGATCAGGTACTTGGAGTACGAGGTGGGGAGGGAGGAGAGCTCGCTGGTGAAGCAGTATCCGAAGGATCACCCGGTGTTCACGGATCCGGAATCGGTGCACCGGCAGGGATGGAACGCGATTTGGGCGGTGTTCCTCAACAGACAGAGCATAAAGTTGGACGTGAAGAGGTTCAAGGGGGTCTTGCAGGAAGCCATGCGATCTTTTCTTTCTCGATGA
- the LOC121982063 gene encoding alpha-1,3-arabinosyltransferase XAT3-like isoform X3 — translation MAGRIPCLKVIHLLLLSFLMVPFLLLLTLQRTRMDPLSLLNLQVSTRASLEFKVLEESTRIIDEGDGEMAGKAIALRSETAAAAAGGGGGGNEESALHSLIQEQSNNNTEVNTEDLAANKELEQHRHVADDTVSKTTIACDFSQRRTDTCVLHGDVRILPSSSSVVLVRTPHDTLPENAAYSLRPYARKWETPVMELIRPISIGAVSAAQECGVHHAVPVVVFSTGGFAGKNFFHDFSDVLIPLFITSFHYRGRVQFLITNFNRRWVGKYAVILSRMSDYEVINLDGDERVHCSGKAHVGLMSHSELVIDPARTPGNYSMADFRELLRSSLSLKRRSIGEGKNYYSKPRLLLMLRKGSRELTNKREVVALTRKLGFKVIVAGPEQTKNLSRFAGVVNSCAVMMGVHGAGLTNMIFLPEKATLVQIIPWGGLRYACNHDYGDPTAAMGIRYLEYEVGREESSLVKQYPKDHPVFTDPESVHRQGWNAIWAVFLNRQSIKLDVKRFKGVLQEAMRSFLSR, via the exons ATGGCCGGTCGGATTCCATGTCTGAAAGTCATCCACCTTCTGCTGCTGAGCTTCTTGATGGTTCCTTTCCTCCTCTTGCTGACTCTGCAAAGAACACGGATGGATCCTCTCTCCCTCT TAAATTTGCAGGTATCCACGAGAGCAAGTTTAGAGTTCAAAGTGCTTGAAGAGAGCACCAGGATCATCGATGAAGGCG ATGGCGAAATGGCGGGAAAAGCAATTGCTTTGAGATCAGAAACAgcggcagcagcagcaggaggaggaggaggaggaa ACGAGGAAAGCGCACTGCATTCTCTGATTCAGGAACAGAGCAACAACAATACTGAAGTAAACACGGAAGATCTTGCGGCAAACAAAGAACTAGAGCAGCATCGTCATGTAGCTG ATGATACGGTTTCGAAGACGACGATCGCCTGCGACTTCTCTCAACGCCGGACGGACACGTGCGTGCTGCACGGCGACGTCAGAAtcctcccctcctcctcctccgtcgTCCTCGTCAGGACGCCGCACGACACCCTGCCGGAGAACGCCGCGTACTCCCTCCGCCCCTACGCTCGCAAGTGGGAAACGCCGGTCATGGAACTGATCCGGCCAATCTCCATCGGCGCCGTCTCCGCCGCCCAGGAATGCGGCGTCCACCACGCCGTCCCCGTCGTGGTCTTCTCCACCGGAGGATTCGCTGGCAAGAACTTCTTCCATGATTTCTCCGACGTCCTCATCCCCCTCTTTATCACCTCCTTCCACTACCGCGGCCGCGTCCAGTTCCTGATCACCAATTTCAACAGGCGTTGGGTCGGCAAGTACGCCGTGATCTTGAGCCGCATGTCCGACTACGAGGTCATCAACCTCGACGGCGACGAGAGGGTGCACTGCTCCGGGAAGGCCCACGTCGGGCTGATGAGCCACAGCGAGCTGGTCATCGACCCGGCGAGGACGCCGGGCAACTACTCCATGGCGGACTTCAGGGAGCTCCTGCGGTCGAGCTTGTCGCTGAAGAGGAGATCGATCGGAGAGGGGAAGAATTATTATTCGAAGCCGAGGTTGCTGCTCATGCTCAGAAAAGGGTCGCGAGAGTTGACCAACAAAAGGGAGGTCGTCGCGTTGACTCGGAAATTGGGGTTCAAGGTGATCGTTGCAGGGCCGGAGCAGACTAAGAACCTGTCGCGCTTCGCCGGCGTGGTGAACTCCTGCGCCGTGATGATGGGGGTCCACGGGGCGGGGTTGACCAACATGATATTTCTCCCGGAGAAGGCCACGCTGGTACAGATCATCCCGTGGGGCGGGCTGCGGTATGCCTGCAACCACGACTACGGCGATCCGACGGCGGCGATGGGGATCAGGTACTTGGAGTACGAGGTGGGGAGGGAGGAGAGCTCGCTGGTGAAGCAGTATCCGAAGGATCACCCGGTGTTCACGGATCCGGAATCGGTGCACCGGCAGGGATGGAACGCGATTTGGGCGGTGTTCCTCAACAGACAGAGCATAAAGTTGGACGTGAAGAGGTTCAAGGGGGTCTTGCAGGAAGCCATGCGATCTTTTCTTTCTCGATGA